In one Candidatus Nanopelagicales bacterium genomic region, the following are encoded:
- a CDS encoding TlyA family RNA methyltransferase: MNVRRRLDVEVTRRGMAESREAARRLIEAGRVTVNGQTAVKPAYMVLDSAAVVVTKQPGDDYASRGAHKLVGALDTFVPLGLRPPAGRMCLDAGASTGGFTDVLLRRGGAGVIAVDVGYGQLQWRLQSDPRVTVLDRCNIRSITPADLPFTPDLVVADLSFISLTVVLPALASVVAADGDMVLMVKPQFEVGRQALGRGGVVRDPVERTRAVDTVAAVAAELGWPEIARAASPLPGPAGNVEFFVWLQATTS, from the coding sequence GTGAATGTCCGGCGCCGCTTGGACGTCGAAGTCACCCGACGTGGCATGGCGGAGTCCCGCGAGGCCGCCCGGCGCCTGATCGAAGCGGGGCGGGTCACCGTGAACGGACAGACGGCGGTCAAGCCCGCCTACATGGTGCTGGACAGCGCAGCTGTCGTCGTCACGAAACAGCCCGGCGATGACTACGCCTCCCGTGGTGCCCACAAGTTGGTCGGCGCACTGGACACGTTCGTCCCGCTGGGCCTGCGCCCCCCTGCCGGACGCATGTGCCTGGATGCCGGCGCCTCGACCGGTGGCTTCACCGACGTCCTGCTGCGCCGAGGTGGCGCCGGCGTCATCGCGGTGGACGTCGGGTACGGGCAGCTCCAGTGGCGGCTGCAATCCGATCCCCGGGTCACTGTCCTGGATCGGTGCAACATCCGCTCGATCACGCCCGCGGATCTGCCATTCACGCCTGACCTGGTCGTCGCGGATCTGTCGTTCATCTCGCTGACCGTCGTCCTGCCCGCCCTCGCTTCCGTCGTGGCGGCGGACGGCGACATGGTGTTGATGGTCAAACCGCAGTTCGAGGTCGGCCGCCAAGCACTGGGGCGCGGCGGCGTCGTGCGTGACCCTGTGGAACGGACCCGTGCCGTCGACACCGTTGCCGCAGTCGCGGCGGAGCTCGGCTGGCCTGAGATCGCACGCGCCGCGAGCCCGCTGCCCGGCCCGGCGGGCAACGTCGAGTTCTTCGTTTGGTTGCAGGCCACGACTTCGTAA
- a CDS encoding ABC transporter substrate-binding protein has protein sequence MARRSSMLQFAAVAGAAALALSACSSSGTSGGGTEASSSPSAKADGVLKIGTVLPQTGSLAFLGPPEFAGVNLAIEEINKAGGVNGKDVEVFEGDSGDTATNIASTTADQMISRGSDVIIGAASSSVSLTIIDKITSAGVLQISPANTSPELSTYQDNGLYWRTAPPDTFQGQVLAEVVTAENVKKPAVLVLQDSYGEGLASNFATNFTEAGGTMAGDPIFYDPKAQTFDAEVGQAKALNPDGIVLIGFEESKKVIQELIKQGIGPDKVNLFLVDGNLSNTLGKGLPQGALEGTLGTLPGAQAPEDFKEQLLTVDPKLEDFAYAPESYDAVIVSALGAIAANDDSGPGIASKLVEITSGGEPCITFAECKKFLEEGKDIDYNGQSGPIDFQDNGDPGQAVMGVYKFGADNTYASDRFIEGTVPAATGAEASPSS, from the coding sequence ATGGCACGACGCAGTTCAATGCTGCAGTTCGCAGCTGTTGCCGGAGCGGCGGCGCTTGCGCTGTCAGCCTGCAGCAGCAGCGGTACCAGCGGCGGCGGTACGGAAGCATCGAGTTCCCCGTCGGCCAAGGCCGATGGTGTCCTCAAGATCGGCACCGTGTTGCCGCAGACGGGTTCCCTGGCGTTCCTCGGACCGCCGGAGTTCGCGGGCGTCAACCTCGCGATCGAAGAAATCAACAAGGCCGGTGGCGTCAACGGCAAGGACGTCGAGGTCTTCGAAGGCGACTCGGGCGACACGGCCACCAACATCGCATCGACCACTGCTGATCAGATGATCTCGCGTGGTTCCGATGTGATCATCGGTGCAGCGTCGTCGTCGGTCTCCTTGACCATCATCGACAAGATCACGTCAGCCGGCGTGCTGCAGATCTCTCCGGCGAACACCTCGCCGGAACTGTCCACCTACCAGGACAACGGGCTGTACTGGCGTACCGCTCCGCCGGACACCTTCCAGGGCCAGGTCCTGGCCGAGGTCGTCACGGCTGAGAACGTCAAGAAGCCGGCCGTGCTGGTGCTGCAGGACTCCTACGGTGAGGGCCTGGCGAGCAACTTCGCTACCAACTTCACCGAGGCCGGCGGCACCATGGCGGGCGACCCGATCTTCTACGACCCGAAGGCGCAGACCTTCGACGCCGAGGTCGGCCAGGCCAAGGCGCTGAACCCCGACGGCATCGTGCTGATCGGTTTCGAGGAATCCAAGAAGGTCATCCAGGAACTCATCAAGCAGGGCATCGGCCCCGACAAGGTGAACCTGTTCCTGGTCGACGGCAACCTGTCCAACACCTTGGGCAAGGGCCTGCCGCAGGGCGCCCTCGAGGGCACGCTGGGCACGTTGCCGGGTGCGCAGGCTCCCGAGGACTTCAAGGAGCAGTTGCTGACTGTGGATCCGAAGCTCGAGGACTTCGCCTACGCGCCGGAGTCGTACGACGCCGTGATCGTCTCGGCGTTGGGCGCGATTGCGGCCAACGACGACAGCGGACCGGGGATCGCCTCGAAGCTCGTGGAGATCACCTCGGGCGGCGAGCCGTGCATCACCTTCGCGGAGTGCAAGAAGTTCCTCGAAGAGGGCAAGGACATCGACTACAACGGTCAGTCCGGTCCGATCGACTTCCAGGACAACGGCGACCCGGGCCAGGCGGTCATGGGCGTCTACAAGTTCGGTGCGGACAACACGTACGCCTCGGACCGCTTCATCGAGGGCACTGTCCCCGCCGCCACCGGCGCGGAGGCTTCGCCCAGCAGCTGA
- a CDS encoding Lrp/AsnC family transcriptional regulator: MPGREGSHPKDVQPLDSVDVSILNQLRRDARIPNNALAARVGIAASTALTRVRSLVDRGVIRGFTADVDPAAVGRPVQALVALRLRTHDAKHVLGFAARVAQLPEVIQTFHVSGTEDFLVHVAVQDPERLRSFVLNSLTADPTVGQAQTHLVFEHQRGSFMQALPQ; encoded by the coding sequence ATGCCTGGTCGCGAAGGATCCCACCCGAAGGATGTTCAACCACTGGACAGCGTGGACGTCAGCATCCTGAACCAGCTCAGGCGCGACGCCCGAATCCCGAACAACGCCCTCGCTGCTCGCGTCGGGATCGCAGCGTCGACCGCGCTCACCCGGGTCCGCTCGCTGGTTGACCGAGGAGTGATCCGGGGGTTCACCGCCGATGTGGATCCCGCAGCGGTGGGCCGACCCGTTCAAGCCCTGGTTGCCCTGCGCCTGCGCACCCATGATGCGAAACATGTGTTGGGATTCGCTGCCCGCGTGGCTCAACTGCCGGAGGTCATCCAGACGTTCCACGTCTCCGGAACCGAGGATTTCCTCGTCCACGTCGCTGTACAAGACCCGGAACGGCTCCGCTCGTTCGTGCTCAACTCGTTGACCGCTGATCCCACCGTCGGCCAAGCGCAGACCCACCTGGTGTTCGAGCATCAGCGGGGTAGTTTCATGCAGGCGCTCCCCCAATGA
- a CDS encoding PLP-dependent transferase: protein MATHHRTDRYQLDSVAVHAGRDDLTELGVHAPPIDLSTTAPLGSIDTGGLAYETLATGLPLAAGASTVYRRAWNDTVARFERAVAELEQPADAADTIESVAFASGMAALSAVLLSRVHVGLPHIVAVRPLYGGTDHLLATGVLGTRVTYVDAGSVADAIEPETGLVVAETPANPTLELLDIADTVVQAGEVPVLVDNTFATPVLQRPLALGAAFVLHSATKYIGGHGDAMGGIVATSSDYARQLRPIRTITGAVLDPWSAYLLHRGLPTLPLRIRAQQATAARIADWLTQQTGIARVHYPGLPECDPNGLVGSQMIGPGAMVAFELVGGLEAAEKFCSMLDLFTHAVSLGGIDSLIQNPAALTHRPVTAEAKPGEGLLRISVGLEDGDDLIVDLDQGLSVV from the coding sequence ATGGCGACGCATCATCGAACTGATCGGTACCAACTGGACAGCGTCGCCGTGCACGCCGGCCGTGACGACCTGACCGAGCTGGGAGTCCACGCGCCGCCCATCGACTTGTCGACCACCGCGCCTCTGGGCAGCATCGACACCGGCGGCCTCGCCTACGAAACCCTCGCCACCGGACTGCCTCTGGCCGCGGGGGCATCGACGGTCTACCGGCGAGCGTGGAACGACACAGTCGCCCGATTCGAACGTGCCGTTGCCGAACTCGAGCAGCCGGCCGACGCGGCCGACACCATCGAATCGGTGGCCTTCGCCAGTGGCATGGCTGCGCTGTCGGCTGTCCTACTGTCACGAGTGCACGTTGGACTTCCCCACATAGTCGCTGTTCGCCCGCTCTACGGCGGTACCGACCACCTCCTGGCCACGGGTGTGCTCGGTACTCGTGTGACGTACGTCGACGCCGGGTCCGTGGCCGATGCGATCGAGCCTGAGACAGGCTTGGTGGTCGCCGAGACACCAGCGAACCCGACGCTCGAACTGCTCGACATCGCTGACACCGTGGTGCAGGCAGGTGAGGTTCCGGTGCTCGTGGACAACACCTTCGCCACACCAGTCCTCCAGCGCCCCCTTGCGCTCGGTGCTGCGTTTGTCCTGCACAGCGCGACCAAGTACATCGGTGGTCATGGCGATGCAATGGGCGGCATCGTCGCCACGTCGAGCGACTACGCGAGGCAGCTGCGTCCGATCCGGACGATCACCGGGGCTGTGCTCGACCCGTGGTCCGCCTACCTGCTCCATCGTGGCCTGCCCACGCTTCCGCTGCGCATCCGCGCGCAGCAGGCCACCGCCGCTCGAATCGCCGATTGGCTCACCCAACAGACGGGGATCGCTCGCGTCCACTACCCGGGGCTGCCCGAATGTGACCCCAACGGTCTCGTGGGTTCTCAGATGATCGGACCAGGCGCGATGGTCGCGTTCGAATTGGTCGGCGGTCTCGAAGCAGCCGAGAAGTTCTGCTCGATGCTCGACCTGTTCACCCACGCTGTGTCGCTGGGGGGAATCGATTCGCTCATTCAGAACCCGGCTGCCCTGACCCACAGACCTGTGACGGCGGAGGCCAAGCCCGGGGAAGGCCTGCTCCGCATTTCCGTTGGCCTGGAAGACGGCGACGACCTCATCGTGGATCTCGACCAAGGACTCAGCGTTGTCTGA
- a CDS encoding pyruvate dehydrogenase, whose product MSDVDTLESIQRRVLWLAVRMIDHANRERPPGAVKVGGHQASSASLVGVMTALWFAHLNEADKVSVKPHASPVLHAINYLGGGLDRDYLTTLRSFGGLQAYPSLTKDPDRIDFSTGSVGLGPAAPLFAAAARRYVDAHFGERERSRFIAILGDAELDEGNVWEAVSDPANTGLGNVMWIVDFNRQSLDRVIPGTRIGQWTAQFRAAGWHVVEVKYGKRLQRAFAMPGGEHLRNWIDYMPNEQYQSVFGLETAAARARFLEGAPAEVVQLLSPLSDPDAVALVTDLGGHDLPSLLDAYASCDAHTDSPSVVFAYTIKGWGLPIAGNPRNHSALLDATAIETLRAGAGVDPDDEWARFTDTSPEGRWCAERGRLWRRSRFTSSLSAVVPTSTRRRPGAEVATQEAFGRIVSDLSRDEDLRPFLVTTAPDVATSTNLGGFINRVGVFTPGPRRSWTDDALVKWREGPSGQHIELGISEMNLFMMLGALGRSRDLNDQPLIPIGTVYDPFVLRGLDALIHGAYSGSRFIVAGTPSGVTLAPEGGAHQSTITASVGTELPGTVLHEPAFASALDWLLCDSVARVAGLATETAPDLLSAELVQYFRLSTRPIEQDAFEYARRRLGDAVIRRQVLAGAYRLVDGRGSTPDLARRHAPEWGAPTVHLVACGAVMPEVLAAADELAHEGVVAHVVDVTSPGRLFRSWQRTVRQAVRTATTPSLPGSLRAAFPEPAPLVSIHDASSHALSWIGSALGAPQVALGVDEFGQSGTIPDLYRAHDLDSGSIVNGALAALSLGDSIGDRGWPENHRSTA is encoded by the coding sequence TTGTCTGACGTCGACACTTTGGAAAGCATCCAACGCCGCGTGCTGTGGCTGGCCGTGCGAATGATCGACCATGCGAACCGGGAACGTCCGCCCGGCGCTGTCAAGGTCGGTGGCCATCAGGCCTCGAGCGCATCACTGGTGGGCGTCATGACCGCGTTGTGGTTCGCTCACCTCAACGAAGCCGACAAGGTCAGCGTCAAGCCACATGCTTCACCGGTCCTGCACGCCATCAACTACCTCGGCGGTGGACTGGATCGCGACTACCTGACGACACTGCGATCGTTCGGCGGACTTCAGGCCTACCCCTCGCTGACCAAAGATCCCGATCGCATCGATTTCTCCACCGGCTCCGTGGGCCTGGGACCGGCCGCTCCGCTGTTCGCCGCTGCAGCCCGCCGCTACGTCGACGCCCATTTCGGCGAACGTGAGCGATCGCGGTTCATCGCCATTCTCGGTGACGCCGAATTGGATGAGGGCAACGTCTGGGAGGCCGTCTCGGACCCCGCCAACACCGGTCTCGGCAACGTCATGTGGATCGTCGACTTCAACCGCCAGTCGCTCGACCGGGTCATCCCCGGCACCCGGATCGGGCAGTGGACTGCGCAGTTCCGAGCCGCCGGCTGGCATGTCGTCGAGGTCAAGTACGGAAAGAGGCTTCAGCGAGCGTTCGCCATGCCGGGCGGTGAGCACCTTCGGAACTGGATCGACTACATGCCCAACGAGCAGTACCAGTCGGTGTTCGGACTCGAGACCGCGGCCGCTCGGGCCCGGTTCCTCGAAGGGGCGCCCGCGGAAGTCGTGCAGTTGCTGTCCCCGCTGAGCGACCCGGACGCGGTCGCCCTCGTCACCGACCTCGGCGGGCATGACCTGCCGTCGCTGCTCGACGCCTACGCCTCCTGCGATGCACACACCGATAGCCCCAGTGTCGTGTTCGCCTACACGATCAAGGGCTGGGGCCTTCCCATCGCCGGGAACCCCCGCAACCACTCGGCCCTGCTCGATGCCACCGCGATCGAGACACTCCGCGCCGGGGCAGGGGTGGACCCGGACGATGAGTGGGCCCGATTCACGGACACCTCCCCGGAGGGGCGGTGGTGCGCCGAGCGCGGTCGGCTTTGGCGCCGCTCCCGGTTCACTTCGTCGCTCAGCGCCGTTGTTCCCACTTCCACCCGGAGGAGACCCGGCGCTGAGGTAGCGACCCAGGAGGCCTTCGGTCGGATCGTTTCGGACCTTTCCCGCGACGAGGACCTGCGCCCCTTCCTCGTCACGACCGCGCCGGACGTCGCCACCTCCACCAACCTCGGCGGATTCATCAACCGGGTCGGTGTCTTCACCCCGGGACCCCGGCGGTCGTGGACCGACGACGCCCTCGTGAAGTGGCGAGAAGGACCTTCCGGCCAACACATCGAACTGGGCATCAGCGAGATGAACCTGTTCATGATGCTCGGTGCGCTGGGCCGCTCCCGAGACCTCAACGACCAGCCGCTGATCCCGATCGGCACGGTGTATGACCCGTTCGTCTTGCGCGGACTTGACGCCCTCATTCACGGCGCCTACTCCGGCTCCCGATTCATCGTCGCCGGCACCCCCTCCGGGGTCACGTTGGCACCGGAAGGTGGGGCGCACCAATCCACCATCACGGCCTCTGTCGGCACGGAGCTTCCCGGAACCGTCCTGCACGAACCGGCCTTTGCCTCAGCCCTCGACTGGCTGCTCTGCGACTCTGTCGCGCGCGTCGCGGGACTGGCCACCGAAACCGCCCCGGATCTTCTCAGCGCCGAACTCGTCCAGTACTTCCGTCTCAGTACTCGCCCCATCGAGCAAGACGCCTTCGAATACGCGCGACGTCGGCTCGGGGATGCCGTCATCCGGCGACAGGTCCTGGCGGGCGCGTATCGATTGGTCGACGGGCGTGGGAGCACACCGGATCTCGCTCGGCGCCACGCCCCGGAGTGGGGTGCCCCGACGGTTCACCTCGTCGCCTGCGGAGCCGTGATGCCAGAGGTCCTGGCCGCTGCCGACGAACTCGCCCACGAGGGCGTTGTCGCCCATGTCGTGGACGTCACCTCTCCTGGGCGCCTGTTCCGCAGTTGGCAGCGCACCGTCCGGCAAGCTGTGCGAACGGCGACCACCCCGTCCCTCCCCGGATCTCTGCGCGCCGCCTTCCCCGAACCTGCACCCCTCGTGTCGATCCATGACGCTTCCTCGCACGCCCTGTCCTGGATCGGCTCCGCGTTGGGTGCCCCGCAAGTGGCCCTGGGTGTCGACGAGTTCGGTCAGTCCGGCACCATCCCGGACCTCTACCGCGCCCACGACCTCGACAGTGGTTCGATCGTCAACGGTGCCCTGGCGGCCCTGAGCCTGGGGGACTCGATCGGTGACCGCGGATGGCCCGAGAACCACCGATCCACGGCGTAG
- a CDS encoding VWA domain-containing protein, producing the protein MTFLSAWRLLLLVVPAVLLAVYVWRTLRRPAVAARFSSADLLASIVPRRSGWQRHLPWVGLLTAIVLGVLAFAQPAVALLVPKERATIMLTMDTSRSMEADDITPNRLAAAQAAARSFVAELPPEFQVGLVTFDARAQLAQSPTTDRQALLAAIGAIDLGAGTDTGSGLELSLDAIEAVPPDADGARPPAAIVLMSDGTPTLGTADLTPEEAVAAQAVRAKDMSVPISTIAFGTDEGVVFDGSEAVPVPSDADALRAISEVTGGQAFTAESAAELDSVYQTIGTSIGYDEELTEVSAAVAGLAMLFAVLAAVAALVWAPSLS; encoded by the coding sequence ATGACGTTCCTCTCGGCCTGGCGGCTGTTGCTCCTCGTCGTCCCCGCGGTCCTGCTCGCGGTGTACGTCTGGCGTACCCTGCGTCGCCCCGCAGTGGCTGCGCGGTTCAGCAGCGCGGACCTGCTGGCATCCATCGTCCCGCGCCGGTCCGGTTGGCAGCGTCACTTGCCCTGGGTGGGGCTGCTGACCGCGATCGTGCTGGGTGTGCTGGCGTTCGCGCAACCGGCGGTGGCCCTGCTGGTGCCCAAGGAACGCGCCACCATCATGCTGACCATGGACACCTCCCGGTCCATGGAAGCCGACGACATCACTCCGAATCGGCTGGCTGCTGCTCAGGCCGCGGCCCGGTCCTTCGTCGCTGAACTGCCTCCGGAGTTTCAGGTCGGCCTGGTCACTTTCGACGCCCGGGCACAGTTGGCGCAGTCCCCGACCACCGACCGCCAAGCGCTGCTGGCCGCGATCGGCGCGATCGATTTGGGTGCTGGGACGGATACCGGCTCCGGACTGGAACTGTCGCTCGACGCCATCGAAGCCGTCCCCCCGGATGCCGACGGCGCCCGCCCGCCCGCTGCCATCGTGCTGATGAGTGACGGCACCCCGACCCTGGGAACGGCCGATCTGACCCCGGAGGAGGCCGTAGCTGCGCAGGCGGTCAGAGCCAAGGACATGTCGGTTCCCATCTCGACCATTGCCTTCGGCACTGACGAAGGCGTCGTCTTCGACGGCTCCGAGGCCGTTCCGGTGCCCAGTGACGCGGACGCGCTCCGGGCGATCTCTGAGGTCACCGGAGGTCAGGCGTTCACCGCGGAGTCCGCCGCCGAACTTGATTCGGTCTACCAGACCATCGGGACCTCGATCGGCTACGACGAGGAATTGACCGAGGTATCGGCTGCGGTGGCGGGGCTGGCCATGCTGTTCGCTGTGCTGGCCGCAGTGGCGGCGCTGGTGTGGGCTCCGAGCCTCTCCTGA
- a CDS encoding DUF58 domain-containing protein codes for MNDFGGWMNTVNGSSEPVSDHVGRAAVLRRLELDVVRRLDGRVTGEHHTTDYGPGSERAGAREYQPGDDARLIDWNLTARSHVTHVRVTEADRELETWVVADRSGSLDFGTQLREKRDVVLGTAAAFGVLTARAGNRFGVLTCGGTRLHSRPAATGRRAMLGALATLYDTPRAEGPPHAGADLAAALAALRQVQPRRGQVVVVSDFLDSSHWQRSLRQLALRQQVIAVHVTDPRELELPSIGMLGVVDPESGRTVHVHTGSARLRQRYAEAAHRRHHQIVSAIHASGAEYLHVSTDRDWLTDVVAFATGRRRPRAVGVRR; via the coding sequence ATGAACGATTTCGGCGGTTGGATGAACACGGTCAACGGATCGTCGGAACCGGTCAGCGACCATGTCGGCCGGGCTGCTGTCCTGCGCCGCCTGGAACTCGACGTGGTCCGCCGACTCGATGGCCGCGTCACCGGCGAACACCACACCACCGACTACGGGCCCGGCAGTGAACGGGCCGGGGCCCGCGAATACCAGCCCGGGGACGATGCCCGATTGATCGACTGGAACCTCACCGCACGTTCCCACGTGACCCATGTCCGGGTCACGGAAGCGGATCGAGAGCTCGAGACGTGGGTGGTGGCTGACCGCTCCGGCAGTTTGGACTTCGGGACCCAACTGCGGGAGAAGCGCGATGTCGTGCTCGGGACGGCCGCTGCGTTCGGCGTGCTGACGGCCCGCGCCGGCAACCGCTTCGGGGTGCTCACCTGCGGCGGTACCCGACTGCACTCGCGACCGGCGGCAACTGGTCGCCGTGCCATGCTCGGCGCACTGGCGACCCTGTATGACACCCCCCGCGCCGAGGGGCCGCCACACGCGGGGGCCGACCTCGCTGCTGCGCTCGCCGCTCTTCGTCAAGTTCAACCCCGACGTGGCCAGGTCGTGGTCGTCTCGGACTTCCTGGACAGTTCGCACTGGCAGCGCAGTCTGCGCCAACTCGCGCTGCGCCAACAGGTGATCGCGGTTCACGTGACGGATCCGCGGGAACTCGAGTTGCCGAGCATCGGGATGTTGGGTGTGGTCGATCCTGAATCGGGCCGTACCGTCCACGTTCACACCGGCTCGGCACGCCTGCGCCAGCGGTACGCCGAGGCCGCGCATCGGCGACACCACCAGATCGTGTCCGCGATCCACGCCAGCGGCGCCGAGTACCTGCATGTCTCCACCGACCGTGACTGGCTGACCGATGTCGTCGCATTCGCGACCGGCCGCCGCCGTCCCCGAGCGGTAGGTGTCCGACGATGA
- a CDS encoding AAA family ATPase yields MEPTASAPGVGQPILTDQLNDAIAQVRSVVVGQDRMVERAFIGLLANGHCLIEGVPGLAKTLMVSTMARVVGGDFSRLQFTPDLVPADVVGTRIWRPSREEFDIEWGAVFANIVLADEINRAPAKVQSALLEVMAERQVSIAGQTRRVPSPFLVLATQNPIESEGVYALPEAQRDRFLMQVVVHHPTYEEETRIAERMSVSAPTPRQVLNTEQLLQLQSEANQVFTHEAVRDYAVRLVMTTRDPVRWGLPDLGPLIELGASPRGTLGLLAAGRALAVIRGRRFLVPRDIYDVAPEVLRHRVLLTYEALADGVAVDQVVARVLGHVPAPAVVPGGDVAWGGVAPTSAVG; encoded by the coding sequence ATGGAACCGACCGCGAGTGCACCCGGCGTTGGTCAGCCGATCCTGACGGATCAGTTGAACGACGCCATCGCCCAGGTCCGCAGCGTCGTCGTCGGACAGGACCGGATGGTCGAGCGGGCGTTCATCGGGCTGCTGGCAAACGGCCACTGCCTGATCGAAGGTGTTCCAGGACTGGCCAAGACACTGATGGTGTCCACCATGGCTCGAGTTGTGGGTGGGGACTTCTCGCGGCTGCAGTTCACGCCGGATCTGGTCCCGGCCGACGTGGTGGGCACCCGGATCTGGCGGCCGTCCCGAGAGGAGTTCGACATCGAATGGGGCGCGGTGTTCGCCAACATCGTGCTCGCGGACGAGATCAACCGCGCACCGGCCAAGGTGCAGTCCGCGCTTCTGGAGGTCATGGCCGAACGGCAGGTGTCCATCGCGGGGCAGACTCGTCGGGTACCGTCGCCGTTCCTCGTGCTGGCCACTCAAAACCCGATCGAGTCAGAGGGCGTCTACGCGCTTCCTGAGGCGCAGCGGGACCGGTTCCTCATGCAGGTGGTGGTGCACCATCCCACCTACGAGGAGGAGACGAGGATCGCGGAACGGATGAGCGTGTCCGCCCCCACTCCCCGCCAAGTCCTCAACACCGAGCAACTGCTGCAACTGCAGTCAGAGGCGAACCAGGTCTTCACCCACGAGGCCGTGCGTGACTATGCCGTCCGCCTGGTGATGACCACCCGGGATCCGGTCCGCTGGGGGCTACCGGACCTGGGTCCGCTGATCGAACTGGGAGCGAGTCCGCGCGGGACCCTCGGACTGTTGGCCGCAGGACGGGCGCTCGCCGTCATCCGCGGCCGGCGGTTCCTGGTCCCTCGTGACATCTATGACGTAGCGCCCGAAGTCCTGCGCCACCGCGTTCTGCTCACGTACGAGGCGCTCGCCGATGGTGTGGCCGTCGACCAAGTCGTGGCGCGGGTGCTGGGTCACGTCCCGGCCCCCGCTGTCGTGCCCGGTGGCGATGTGGCATGGGGAGGTGTGGCGCCGACCTCGGCGGTTGGATGA
- a CDS encoding DUF2510 domain-containing protein encodes MGTTPGSSMTAGWYPDPWYSGQYRFWSGSGWTADTFTDLSGSAVTATPFALTYGPPPSEPANPSPPPPAWHFRPQAGTAPPAPAPVTATTAAANRTPLWIAAAVVAFLVVLGAGVALVRMDSGTTPRATSTSSQSPRPSPSPEATDPTDPTTPSPLAPSQPGPSGSAAPSPPGQSIEATLANLVVRQQDVPNRFTVAPIPGGRSVAGGPTLDLCGGDYPSEDLRVGRLQVAAKDRQGTTTLSTEAVQYESDAATAQAFAEVRSSTADCQFDVSMDLSQGTITSSSITADIDRSWQRTAGVDRLAYRVNETEQLSGEESSTVVVYLKRGPLFIGLYFPEPGGRQMPVEGRDRIPTIVKLFEERLLNTPPGSSSETDRGGTGGGGQGDAGGGVGA; translated from the coding sequence GTGGGGACCACACCAGGTTCGAGCATGACCGCCGGCTGGTATCCGGACCCTTGGTACAGCGGCCAGTACCGTTTCTGGTCGGGAAGCGGTTGGACAGCCGATACCTTCACGGATCTCAGCGGCTCGGCGGTCACCGCCACGCCGTTCGCCCTGACGTACGGCCCCCCGCCGTCCGAGCCTGCCAACCCGTCCCCGCCACCGCCTGCCTGGCACTTCCGCCCACAGGCTGGGACCGCCCCACCGGCTCCCGCCCCGGTCACGGCGACAACGGCCGCCGCCAACCGTACTCCGCTGTGGATCGCCGCCGCCGTCGTGGCCTTCCTCGTGGTGTTGGGCGCTGGGGTGGCGCTCGTGAGAATGGACTCGGGGACAACCCCGCGCGCGACATCGACATCGTCGCAGTCCCCGCGCCCCAGCCCGTCCCCGGAAGCCACCGATCCGACGGATCCAACGACACCCTCCCCGCTGGCCCCTTCCCAGCCGGGGCCTTCCGGCAGCGCCGCCCCCTCACCGCCCGGGCAGTCGATCGAGGCCACGTTGGCCAACCTGGTCGTGCGCCAGCAGGATGTCCCCAACCGGTTCACGGTCGCACCGATCCCGGGGGGACGGTCAGTTGCCGGAGGTCCCACCTTGGACCTGTGTGGGGGGGACTACCCCAGCGAGGATCTTCGGGTGGGGCGCCTACAGGTCGCGGCGAAGGACCGACAAGGCACGACGACCCTCAGTACCGAGGCCGTCCAGTACGAATCCGATGCGGCCACCGCGCAGGCGTTCGCGGAGGTCCGCAGCAGCACGGCGGACTGTCAGTTCGACGTGAGCATGGACCTGTCGCAGGGCACGATCACTTCATCATCGATCACCGCGGATATCGATCGCTCCTGGCAGCGAACGGCCGGCGTGGACCGCCTCGCCTACCGCGTCAACGAGACCGAGCAGCTGTCCGGAGAGGAGTCGTCGACCGTTGTCGTCTACCTCAAGCGCGGACCGCTGTTCATCGGCTTGTACTTCCCCGAACCCGGTGGTCGCCAAATGCCCGTCGAAGGGCGTGACCGCATCCCGACGATCGTGAAGCTGTTCGAAGAACGCCTGCTGAACACTCCACCGGGGTCGTCCTCCGAGACCGACCGCGGCGGCACCGGCGGGGGAGGCCAAGGCGACGCTGGCGGCGGAGTCGGCGCGTAG